A region from the Vicia villosa cultivar HV-30 ecotype Madison, WI linkage group LG3, Vvil1.0, whole genome shotgun sequence genome encodes:
- the LOC131662014 gene encoding uncharacterized protein LOC131662014, producing the protein MAIAPNKRLLLIAFLLLFFISTTTQARNLREIKEGGEKSLSSEFNPNHEETQTQVKNDDLLDTMDYTPASKNPPIHN; encoded by the exons ATGGCTATTGCTCCAAACAAACGTCTTCTTCTTATTGCATTTTTGTTGCTTTTCTTCATCTCAACCACAACTCAAG CTAGAAACTTGAGAGAGATCAAAGAAGGGGGTGAAAAGAGTCTAAGTAGTGAGTTTAATCCAAATCATGAAGAGACACAAACACAAGTAAAaaatgatgatttgttggatacaATGGACTACACACCTGCATCAAAGAATCCACCAATCCATAATTAA